A genomic window from Cloacibacillus evryensis DSM 19522 includes:
- a CDS encoding segregation and condensation protein A — MEEEKTVENSGENKAAGFEVRLGSFSGPLDLLCHLVESREMDALKLNLTELVTQYINFLVQAKGATLNEMAEFFSFASRLLLRKVHSLFPGQEPEEPDDSLAGDYIETEEELEAIIRRYRPFRAAARRLAAAKERRERCFLRVTDEEDNYYYDIGDLETLAAKWWEILALYEERTRAAEYEEDTVLWDEIPDAVPEERQIEERMDELLRIVRGRRLSLRELLSDRNPKTLIVTLLALLEMSRLGMVHIIQTETLGGVEIAAD, encoded by the coding sequence GATTTGAGGTCCGACTGGGCAGCTTTTCCGGACCGCTTGATTTGCTCTGCCATTTGGTGGAATCCCGCGAGATGGACGCGCTGAAGCTGAATCTCACGGAGCTTGTCACGCAGTACATAAACTTTCTCGTGCAGGCGAAGGGGGCTACCCTCAACGAAATGGCTGAGTTTTTCTCCTTCGCGAGCCGCTTGCTGCTGCGCAAGGTGCATTCACTGTTTCCGGGGCAGGAGCCGGAGGAGCCCGACGACTCCCTCGCCGGTGATTATATCGAGACGGAGGAAGAACTCGAAGCGATCATCAGGAGGTATCGCCCTTTTCGCGCCGCGGCGCGCCGGCTGGCCGCCGCTAAGGAACGGCGCGAGCGATGTTTCCTGCGCGTGACGGACGAAGAGGACAATTATTATTACGATATCGGTGATCTTGAGACGCTCGCCGCGAAGTGGTGGGAGATACTGGCCCTCTATGAGGAGCGGACGCGCGCCGCGGAATACGAGGAGGACACGGTGCTTTGGGACGAGATCCCCGACGCGGTCCCCGAGGAGCGGCAGATCGAGGAGCGCATGGACGAACTGCTCCGCATCGTACGCGGGCGGCGGCTCTCTCTGAGAGAGCTGCTCTCCGACAGGAACCCGAAGACGCTGATCGTCACCCTGCTGGCGCTGCTTGAAATGTCGCGCCTCGGTATGGTGCATATCATACAGACGGAGACACTTGGAGGTGTTGAGATTGCCGCAGATTGA
- the scpB gene encoding SMC-Scp complex subunit ScpB gives MLRLPQIEENENMGLLERQIEALLFVSPQPVSSVTMADHLGVSPERVDRAVAAIKSLYAKGRGLTLLNLAGGWQMATAPDLADTVESFSAYLSMQRIRLSRAALETLSVIAYNQPITMAEIEEIRSVRCDRVVETLLKNGLIDRPRRENRRKSLRRYRTTNKFLEIFGLSSISALPTLEELREECEADEELSAIGDGEASCGEGESELGDE, from the coding sequence GTGTTGAGATTGCCGCAGATTGAAGAAAATGAAAATATGGGGCTTCTCGAACGGCAGATAGAGGCGCTGCTTTTTGTTTCGCCGCAGCCGGTCTCATCGGTGACGATGGCCGACCATCTGGGGGTCTCGCCCGAACGCGTGGATCGCGCCGTTGCCGCGATAAAGAGCCTCTATGCGAAGGGCAGAGGGCTGACGCTGCTGAACCTGGCCGGCGGCTGGCAGATGGCGACGGCCCCCGACCTTGCCGACACTGTGGAGAGCTTTTCCGCCTACCTTTCGATGCAGCGTATCAGGCTGTCGCGCGCGGCTCTTGAGACGCTCTCCGTGATCGCCTACAATCAGCCGATCACGATGGCGGAGATCGAGGAGATCCGTTCCGTGCGATGCGACCGTGTCGTCGAAACGCTGCTGAAAAACGGCCTTATCGACAGGCCTCGCCGCGAGAACAGGAGAAAATCATTGCGGCGCTACCGTACCACCAACAAATTTCTTGAAATATTCGGGCTCTCCAGCATCAGCGCGCTGCCGACGCTGGAAGAGCTGCGCGAGGAGTGCGAAGCGGACGAGGAGCTTTCCGCCATTGGCGACGGAGAGGCTTCGTGCGGGGAAGGGGAGAGTGAGCTGGGCGATGAGTGA
- a CDS encoding tRNA 2-thiocytidine biosynthesis TtcA family protein codes for MIRPNDSILIGLSGGKDSLLLALALAALKKRSPVRFSLRACLIDQSNGAMEPELLAEYLETLGIPLTIIKHPTYQIMKERDERSPCSLCANMRRGILANSSKELGCGVIALGHHKDDAAETVLMNLFYGGRFKCFHPHLYMSRTGIRVIRPFVYVEERRIRLEAERLALPVISSCCPYGDKSKRKSTKEIVASLEKEIPELKSNIAHALRHLRENESWPEGMLNE; via the coding sequence ATGATACGCCCCAATGACAGCATACTGATCGGACTTTCGGGCGGAAAAGACAGCCTTTTGCTGGCGCTGGCGCTGGCGGCGCTGAAAAAACGCAGCCCAGTGCGCTTTTCGCTGCGGGCCTGCCTCATAGACCAATCCAACGGCGCGATGGAGCCGGAGCTTCTGGCTGAATATCTGGAGACGCTCGGCATTCCGCTGACGATCATAAAACATCCGACGTACCAGATCATGAAGGAACGCGACGAACGCTCCCCCTGCAGCCTCTGCGCGAACATGAGGCGCGGCATCCTCGCCAACAGCTCGAAGGAGCTTGGCTGCGGCGTGATCGCCCTCGGCCATCATAAGGACGACGCGGCGGAGACGGTCTTGATGAACCTCTTTTACGGCGGGCGCTTCAAATGCTTCCACCCCCACCTTTACATGAGCCGCACAGGGATACGCGTCATCCGCCCTTTTGTCTACGTTGAGGAGCGCCGGATAAGATTAGAGGCGGAACGGCTCGCGCTGCCGGTGATAAGCTCCTGCTGTCCCTACGGCGACAAGTCGAAGCGCAAAAGCACGAAGGAGATAGTCGCCTCGCTCGAAAAGGAGATCCCCGAGCTCAAGAGCAACATCGCGCACGCGCTGAGACACCTCAGGGAAAATGAAAGCTGGCCTGAGGGAATGCTGAATGAATAG
- a CDS encoding pseudouridine synthase yields MSEENVRLNRYLAMCGAGARRKVEEYITAGRVKINGETVCEPGRQVVPGDSVELDGRAVAPVEQRYLIFHKPKGVLCAVEDSRERTVIDILPPELDRFRLFPVGRLDRDSEGLIILTNDGIFSQELIHPRNGFTKTYEVELRKPLDEERLIRWSGGVRAEEHFLKPISVRRMGRTPLQCWFEVVLGEGVKREIRLMARALDNDVRRLFRRKIGKLTLKDLPSGEFLSVERDALWDYIKNGRTV; encoded by the coding sequence ATGAGTGAGGAAAACGTCCGCCTTAACAGATATCTGGCTATGTGCGGCGCGGGAGCGCGCCGTAAGGTCGAAGAATATATAACCGCGGGACGGGTAAAGATAAACGGCGAGACCGTATGCGAGCCGGGCCGTCAGGTGGTCCCGGGCGACAGCGTGGAGCTCGACGGCCGTGCCGTCGCACCCGTGGAACAGCGCTATCTTATCTTTCATAAGCCGAAGGGCGTTCTCTGCGCCGTCGAAGATTCGCGCGAACGTACGGTGATCGACATTTTGCCGCCGGAGCTGGACCGTTTCCGTCTCTTCCCCGTAGGGAGGCTCGACCGCGACAGCGAGGGGCTCATCATCCTTACTAACGACGGGATATTCTCCCAGGAACTGATCCACCCGAGGAACGGCTTTACGAAGACCTACGAGGTCGAGCTGCGCAAGCCGCTGGACGAGGAGCGCCTCATACGCTGGAGCGGGGGCGTGCGGGCGGAGGAACATTTTCTCAAACCGATATCCGTGCGCCGCATGGGGCGTACGCCGCTTCAATGCTGGTTCGAGGTGGTGTTGGGCGAGGGTGTCAAACGCGAAATACGCCTGATGGCGAGAGCGCTCGATAACGACGTCCGCCGCCTCTTCCGCAGGAAGATAGGCAAGCTCACATTAAAGGATCTTCCGTCCGGGGAATTCCTCTCCGTGGAGCGTGACGCCCTCTGGGACTATATCAAAAACGGCAGGACCGTATAA